From the genome of Mycteria americana isolate JAX WOST 10 ecotype Jacksonville Zoo and Gardens chromosome 12, USCA_MyAme_1.0, whole genome shotgun sequence, one region includes:
- the TEDC2 gene encoding tubulin epsilon and delta complex protein 2 isoform X2: MLPAGCGRRASEEDEQLQPEAGSSNGHENRPSPKELEELELLNRALEKALKVRKSILKTPLEAQGAAGEKSADEGPAPKNAQEQQVPASVEDVPVTAKVRTVSKKPASLKKPSPYKLRAPYRTDPDVKKTQRKAPARCVPQGPRTAGKSSSKGVACKQGRSHRTAISARDREACVAAEPQKTPGFSRSTLDEQQNFSVGDSAGEKNSVAAGKWLFDAGKKSCGSLGESSKKEDPTTEGALGRSTSPRTVTPQEKGCQLKLPLPYRKAYSRNSRAWERCRLCQTSADAAAARNRFIERIQTTFCSPMPAFSPAEIEEELKVLQDVPSLLSQYVEAEPADHPTLQREYESLLTLEGLQTTVSQCLHKLQLLQAAVESQMRLRPDCTGDVGNCSPACVPPRGQTCDSADVLAVPLLCYSSFQELRDLFALKLQVSMLHQEIALQKVMMAELLPVLESRLYPEASAAQLYRAIYTQLCEGGKRFPVLVRDELAD; encoded by the exons ATGCTGCctgcgggctgcgggcggcg GGCCAGCGAGGAAGAtgagcagctgcagccagaggcCGGCTCCAGCAATGGACACG AGAACAGGCCTTCacccaaggagctggaggagctggaactGCTGAACAGGGCCTTAGAGAAGGCACTGAAAGTCAGGAAAAGCATCTTGAAAACTCCATTAGAGGCCCaaggagctgcaggagagaaaTCTGCAGATGAAGGACCTGCTCCCAAGAATGCTCAAGAGCAGCAAGTGCCTGCATCTGTTGAGGATGTTCCTGTGACCGCAAAGGTGAGAACTGTAAGCAAAAAGCCTGCCTCTTTGAAGAAGCCCTCTCCATACAAGCTGAGAGCCCCTTATAGGACTGACCCAGATGTGAAAAAAACGCAAAGGAAAGCCCCAGCCAGATGTGTTCCTCAAGGTCCCAGGACAGCTGGGAAGAGCTCCTCAAAAGGGGTGGCTTGCAAACAAGGAAGGAGTCATAGGACAGCAATCAGTGCCAGGGACCGAGAGGCCTGTGTTGCAGCTGAACCCCAAAAAACACCTGGCTTCTCCAGATCTACCCTGGATGAGCAGCAAAACTTTTCTGTAGGGGATTCAGCTGGGGAAAAGAACTCTGTAGCTGCTGGCAAGTGGTTATTTGATGCAGGGAAGAAAAGTTGTGGTTCCCTGGGAGAGTCCAGCAAAAAGGAGGACCCTACAACTGAAGGTGCATTGGGAAGGAGCACCTCACCTCGCACAGTCACCCCCCAGGAAAAGGG ATGCCAGCTGAAGCTACCCCTTCCCTACAGGAAAGCCTATTCCAGGAACTCCAG GGCATGGGAGAGATGTCGTCTCTGCCAAACAAGTGCAGATGCAGCAGCTGCAAGGAACCGTTTTATAGAGAGGATCCAGACAACT tTTTGTTCACCGATGCCAGCCTTCAGTCCTGCAGAGATAGAGGAGGAATTAAAGGTCCTCCAGGATGTCCCCTCCCTTCTGAGCCAGTATGTGGAAGCTGAGCctgcag ACCATCCCACTCTGCAAAGAGAGTATGAAAGCCTTCTAACCTTGGAGGGTTTGCAAACCACAGTTTCCCAGTGCCTGCATAAGCTGCAGCTTCTGCAAGCAG CTGTGGAGTCCCAGATGAGGCTGCGCCCAGATTGCACTGGGGATGTAGGAAACTGCTCTCCAGCCTGTGTCCCTCCCAGGGGACAGACGTGTGACAGTGCAGACGTGCTGGCTGTGCCTCTCCTTTGTTACTCCAGTTTCCAGGAGCTGAGGGACCTGTTTGCCTTGAAGCTGCAAGTGTCAATGCTGCACCAAGAAATTGCCTTACAAAAG GTCATGATGGCAGAACTCCTGCCTGTCCTGGAGTCCAGGCTCTACCCGGAGgcctctgcagctcagctgtaTCGGGCGATTTACACGCAGCTCTGTGAAGGAGGCAAGCGATTCCCTGTGCTGGTGAGAGATGAGCTGGCAGACTGA
- the TEDC2 gene encoding tubulin epsilon and delta complex protein 2 isoform X1 yields MLPAGCGRRLAAALSAALGEGAERRRELEQRAARSRALLRRWASEEDEQLQPEAGSSNGHENRPSPKELEELELLNRALEKALKVRKSILKTPLEAQGAAGEKSADEGPAPKNAQEQQVPASVEDVPVTAKVRTVSKKPASLKKPSPYKLRAPYRTDPDVKKTQRKAPARCVPQGPRTAGKSSSKGVACKQGRSHRTAISARDREACVAAEPQKTPGFSRSTLDEQQNFSVGDSAGEKNSVAAGKWLFDAGKKSCGSLGESSKKEDPTTEGALGRSTSPRTVTPQEKGCQLKLPLPYRKAYSRNSRAWERCRLCQTSADAAAARNRFIERIQTTFCSPMPAFSPAEIEEELKVLQDVPSLLSQYVEAEPADHPTLQREYESLLTLEGLQTTVSQCLHKLQLLQAAVESQMRLRPDCTGDVGNCSPACVPPRGQTCDSADVLAVPLLCYSSFQELRDLFALKLQVSMLHQEIALQKVMMAELLPVLESRLYPEASAAQLYRAIYTQLCEGGKRFPVLVRDELAD; encoded by the exons ATGCTGCctgcgggctgcgggcggcg GTTGGCGGCCGCGCTGTCGGCGGCGCTGGGCGaaggcgcggagcggcggcgggagctggagcagcgggcggcgcggagccgggcccTCCTGCGGCGCTG GGCCAGCGAGGAAGAtgagcagctgcagccagaggcCGGCTCCAGCAATGGACACG AGAACAGGCCTTCacccaaggagctggaggagctggaactGCTGAACAGGGCCTTAGAGAAGGCACTGAAAGTCAGGAAAAGCATCTTGAAAACTCCATTAGAGGCCCaaggagctgcaggagagaaaTCTGCAGATGAAGGACCTGCTCCCAAGAATGCTCAAGAGCAGCAAGTGCCTGCATCTGTTGAGGATGTTCCTGTGACCGCAAAGGTGAGAACTGTAAGCAAAAAGCCTGCCTCTTTGAAGAAGCCCTCTCCATACAAGCTGAGAGCCCCTTATAGGACTGACCCAGATGTGAAAAAAACGCAAAGGAAAGCCCCAGCCAGATGTGTTCCTCAAGGTCCCAGGACAGCTGGGAAGAGCTCCTCAAAAGGGGTGGCTTGCAAACAAGGAAGGAGTCATAGGACAGCAATCAGTGCCAGGGACCGAGAGGCCTGTGTTGCAGCTGAACCCCAAAAAACACCTGGCTTCTCCAGATCTACCCTGGATGAGCAGCAAAACTTTTCTGTAGGGGATTCAGCTGGGGAAAAGAACTCTGTAGCTGCTGGCAAGTGGTTATTTGATGCAGGGAAGAAAAGTTGTGGTTCCCTGGGAGAGTCCAGCAAAAAGGAGGACCCTACAACTGAAGGTGCATTGGGAAGGAGCACCTCACCTCGCACAGTCACCCCCCAGGAAAAGGG ATGCCAGCTGAAGCTACCCCTTCCCTACAGGAAAGCCTATTCCAGGAACTCCAG GGCATGGGAGAGATGTCGTCTCTGCCAAACAAGTGCAGATGCAGCAGCTGCAAGGAACCGTTTTATAGAGAGGATCCAGACAACT tTTTGTTCACCGATGCCAGCCTTCAGTCCTGCAGAGATAGAGGAGGAATTAAAGGTCCTCCAGGATGTCCCCTCCCTTCTGAGCCAGTATGTGGAAGCTGAGCctgcag ACCATCCCACTCTGCAAAGAGAGTATGAAAGCCTTCTAACCTTGGAGGGTTTGCAAACCACAGTTTCCCAGTGCCTGCATAAGCTGCAGCTTCTGCAAGCAG CTGTGGAGTCCCAGATGAGGCTGCGCCCAGATTGCACTGGGGATGTAGGAAACTGCTCTCCAGCCTGTGTCCCTCCCAGGGGACAGACGTGTGACAGTGCAGACGTGCTGGCTGTGCCTCTCCTTTGTTACTCCAGTTTCCAGGAGCTGAGGGACCTGTTTGCCTTGAAGCTGCAAGTGTCAATGCTGCACCAAGAAATTGCCTTACAAAAG GTCATGATGGCAGAACTCCTGCCTGTCCTGGAGTCCAGGCTCTACCCGGAGgcctctgcagctcagctgtaTCGGGCGATTTACACGCAGCTCTGTGAAGGAGGCAAGCGATTCCCTGTGCTGGTGAGAGATGAGCTGGCAGACTGA